Part of the Paenibacillus sp. YPG26 genome, GGAAGGTTGATCTTCACATGGGTCTCCCCTTCGAGCGGATTCTCCGGCAGCCGGGAGGACATCCATTTACCGAGCCGGTGCTTCTCCTGCTTGGCGGCGAACTCTTCCTCTGTAATCCATTGGAGCGTATTGGTCGGGCAGACCGAAGCACACATCGGAGGAATCCCCTCCTTGGTACGGTCATAGCACAGATCGCATTTGTACATCAGATTCTGTTCTTCATCAAATTTAGGTATTCCATAAGGACAAGCAATCGTACAGTTCTGGCATCCAATACATTTCTCAACAAGTGCGGAGAGAACCGCACCCTCCTCAGTCACCTGAATCGCCTGTGCCGGACAGCTGCGCGCACATGCCGGATTCACACAATGCAGGCACATCAACGGAATCGTCTGACGATTCACGAGCGGATTCACATCATATACGTAGTTGCGGTTGCGTTCATCGTG contains:
- a CDS encoding 4Fe-4S dicluster domain-containing protein; its protein translation is MKQLLYIEMDNCIGCRSCLAACTQCGGHDERNRNYVYDVNPLVNRQTIPLMCLHCVNPACARSCPAQAIQVTEEGAVLSALVEKCIGCQNCTIACPYGIPKFDEEQNLMYKCDLCYDRTKEGIPPMCASVCPTNTLQWITEEEFAAKQEKHRLGKWMSSRLPENPLEGETHVKINLPGILQGTEKLF